A window from Amblyomma americanum isolate KBUSLIRL-KWMA chromosome 7, ASM5285725v1, whole genome shotgun sequence encodes these proteins:
- the LOC144096731 gene encoding uncharacterized protein LOC144096731 — translation MRQFCACVAITGCADNGPPPQLFKQSCSWNKALLILCIVTHASVCYSGDEARSNPCKGLLVGDMAFGSRIREFDLSENSSWVDYVERIELSCAANKLTTDDDKRAVLLSCCGPETYSLIATLVKPSRPPNVGYQVIVDAVKKHINPKPSELYSSTLRRTPRPGNLQPKSCWAGSSGPPYPAFARMRVTQAAFGSRHHEVSSLVTPCTRGTSGQGPSGCLHACRDR, via the exons atgcgccagttctgtgcctgtgttgctatcaccggttgtgctgataacgggccaccgccgcagctatttaagcagtcgtgttcttggaataaagcgcttttgattctgtgcattgtgactcacgcgtcagtttgttacagtggcgacgaggcacGGTCGAACCCGTGCAAGGGCCTGTTGGTCGGCGACATGGCTTTCGGCAGTCGCATTCGAGAGTTCGACCTCAGTGAAAATTCATCGTGGGTAGATTATGTCGAGCGCATTGAGTTATCGTGCGCAGCTAACAAGCTCACAACGGATGACGACAAACGAGCTGTGTTGCTCAGTTGCTGTGGGCCAGAGACGTACTCCCTCATAGCAACCCTCGTCAAGCCTTCGCGGCCACCCAACGTGGGCTATCAAGTCATCGTCGACGCAGTGAAGAAGCATATCAACCCGAAGCCATCTGAACTATACTCGAG CACTCTACGCCGCACGCCGAGACCGGGAAATCTCCAGCCGAAGTCATGCTGGGCCGGAAGTTCAGGACCGCCCTATCCAGCCTTCGCCCGGATGAGAGTGACGCAAGCTGCCTTCGGCAGCCGCCACCACGAGGTTTCCAGTCTGGTGACGCCGTGTACGCGCGGAACTTCCGGCCAGGGCCCAAGTGGTTGTTTGCACGCGTGTCGCGACCGATAG